The Magnolia sinica isolate HGM2019 chromosome 9, MsV1, whole genome shotgun sequence genome contains a region encoding:
- the LOC131254747 gene encoding aquaporin SIP1-2-like isoform X2, whose product MGVVKLAIFDGLITFTWMFCVSGLGVLASIIASALNLDHHLVGPLPNLVIDTVLISLIVFFFTLLGQLLGGASFNPTATASFYAAGVGGVHDDLVSVGLRLPAQAAGAVGGAMAIMEFMPPQYKHMLVGPSLKVDQHTGAIAEGVLTFLISFAALLIIQKGPKNVLLQTCLLSVSTMSMIVAGSGYTGPSMNPVNEWCPNFEHQ is encoded by the exons atggGTGTGGTGAAGCTGGCTATTTTCGATGGGCTCATCACATTCACGTGGATGTTCTGCGTTTCCGGACTCGGCGTTTTGGCGTCCATCATAGCGTCAGCTCTCAATCTGGaccatcatctggtgggcccactcCCCAATCTCGTTATCGACACCGTTCTCATTTCTCTCATCGTCTTCTTCTTCACACTCCTCGGCCAGCTCTTGGGTGGCGCCAGCTTCAATCCCACAGCCACCGCCTCTTTCTACGCTGCTGGcgttggtggggtccacgacgACCTCGTTTCTGTCGGCCTGCGCCTCCCTGCGCAG GCAGCTGGGGCAGTTGGTGGGGCCATGGCGATCATGGAATTCATGCCTCCACAATACAAACATATGCTTGTGGGACCTTCTTTGAAAGTCGATCAGCACACTGGGGCCATTGCTGAAGGTGTCTTGACCTTCTTAATAAGCTTTGCTGCCCTTCTCATAATCCAGAAGGGGCCCAAAAATGTACTGTTGCAGACATGTCTGCTATCTGTTTCGACCATGTCAATGATTGTTGCAGGATCTGGTTATACTGGGCCATCCATGAATCCTGTCAAT GAATGGTGCCCGAATTTTGAACACCAGTAG
- the LOC131254747 gene encoding aquaporin SIP1-1-like isoform X1, producing MGVVKLAIFDGLITFTWMFCVSGLGVLASIIASALNLDHHLVGPLPNLVIDTVLISLIVFFFTLLGQLLGGASFNPTATASFYAAGVGGVHDDLVSVGLRLPAQAAGAVGGAMAIMEFMPPQYKHMLVGPSLKVDQHTGAIAEGVLTFLISFAALLIIQKGPKNVLLQTCLLSVSTMSMIVAGSGYTGPSMNPVNAFGWAYLNKSHNKWEQYYVYWICPFIGAILAAWVFRFIFPPPVKQKKA from the exons atggGTGTGGTGAAGCTGGCTATTTTCGATGGGCTCATCACATTCACGTGGATGTTCTGCGTTTCCGGACTCGGCGTTTTGGCGTCCATCATAGCGTCAGCTCTCAATCTGGaccatcatctggtgggcccactcCCCAATCTCGTTATCGACACCGTTCTCATTTCTCTCATCGTCTTCTTCTTCACACTCCTCGGCCAGCTCTTGGGTGGCGCCAGCTTCAATCCCACAGCCACCGCCTCTTTCTACGCTGCTGGcgttggtggggtccacgacgACCTCGTTTCTGTCGGCCTGCGCCTCCCTGCGCAG GCAGCTGGGGCAGTTGGTGGGGCCATGGCGATCATGGAATTCATGCCTCCACAATACAAACATATGCTTGTGGGACCTTCTTTGAAAGTCGATCAGCACACTGGGGCCATTGCTGAAGGTGTCTTGACCTTCTTAATAAGCTTTGCTGCCCTTCTCATAATCCAGAAGGGGCCCAAAAATGTACTGTTGCAGACATGTCTGCTATCTGTTTCGACCATGTCAATGATTGTTGCAGGATCTGGTTATACTGGGCCATCCATGAATCCTGTCAAT GCGTTTGGCTGGGCATATCTCAATAAATCCCACAATAAATGGGAGCAGTACTATGTTTACTGGATTTGCCCCTTCATTGGAGCGATTCTTGCTGCTTGGGTTTTCCGGTTTATCTTCCCACCTCCTGTTAAGCAGAAGAAAGCCTGA
- the LOC131254747 gene encoding aquaporin SIP1-2-like isoform X3, whose protein sequence is MGVVKLAIFDGLITFTWMFCVSGLGVLASIIASALNLDHHLVGPLPNLVIDTVLISLIVFFFTLLGQLLGGASFNPTATASFYAAGVGGVHDDLVSVGLRLPAQAAGAVGGAMAIMEFMPPQYKHMLVGPSLKVDQHTGAIAEGVLTFLISFAALLIIQKGPKNVLLQTCLLSVSTMSMIVAGSGYTGPSMNPVN, encoded by the exons atggGTGTGGTGAAGCTGGCTATTTTCGATGGGCTCATCACATTCACGTGGATGTTCTGCGTTTCCGGACTCGGCGTTTTGGCGTCCATCATAGCGTCAGCTCTCAATCTGGaccatcatctggtgggcccactcCCCAATCTCGTTATCGACACCGTTCTCATTTCTCTCATCGTCTTCTTCTTCACACTCCTCGGCCAGCTCTTGGGTGGCGCCAGCTTCAATCCCACAGCCACCGCCTCTTTCTACGCTGCTGGcgttggtggggtccacgacgACCTCGTTTCTGTCGGCCTGCGCCTCCCTGCGCAG GCAGCTGGGGCAGTTGGTGGGGCCATGGCGATCATGGAATTCATGCCTCCACAATACAAACATATGCTTGTGGGACCTTCTTTGAAAGTCGATCAGCACACTGGGGCCATTGCTGAAGGTGTCTTGACCTTCTTAATAAGCTTTGCTGCCCTTCTCATAATCCAGAAGGGGCCCAAAAATGTACTGTTGCAGACATGTCTGCTATCTGTTTCGACCATGTCAATGATTGTTGCAGGATCTGGTTATACTGGGCCATCCATGAATCCTGTCAAT TGA